gctttgcatcacaggaataaattgcatcttaatatatatttaaattaaaaacagttatttaaaatagtaataatattttatatttttatgatttttactgtatttttgatcaaataaatgtagacttggtgagcataaaacaCTCAACACTGCATTAGACAAATGCAACAATACtagtcttttaaaaaaagctctATTTAGTAGTAAAGCTATTCCAATTCAGAATCCTGTTTACATGAAGTCTATTGCCTTTGATTGTAACCTGCTGTTAATAGGCGCCCAGACATTGAGCTGCGAACGGTTATTGGCTACGTGTGACTTCCTCCTCTTGTTTCTAATGTAAATGTGACGGGTCGTTAAAATGCACCTGAGTAAACACCTCTTTATGAGCTCACTTGTTTAATCTGATTAGATGCTTAAGCTTGTAAATGGCATcctatttgatgtttttattaatggcacgtataaaatgcattttatttgccACAAATGCCATGTTCTAGATCAAAACAGGCTTACGATTATAACAGAGACAaataccaaaaaagaaaaagtgaataTAATTCACAAAGATGTACACAGCAGTGCATAAAACACTGAGGATGCAACTGCAGAGACCAACAACATCctcctgttttcaacatgattgCCAGTGAACTACTGCCATCAGAGATCCGGCTCTAAACACCCATAAGATGCTGCTGGGATTGTGTGTAAAGTCCAGAGAAACCATGTTAAAGGTTAATTTACCATATGTTCATGTCTGCTTATATTGAAGAAGGTTTATACAATAAACAACATGGCATTACATTAAACCTTACAGCCTAAAAACACCTATCCTCAGACCCattgtgttttaagaaacaTATCAAACTCAGACGTGTAGCCActtatttttaatggaaaataatttctcttcaacattaaaaaaaacaacaacaataattattatgaattattaatactgaattattacataatataattttttataaagaatatacattataaatcaaTACTGTCGTGTTTCTAACAGATAACATTCACACAAAAGGTaactaaaaagtaaataaaaattattacttaGTAAAAAacgaatttatattatatacaatttatatataattgtaataataaaataattataattatatattaaataataaatatataatttcataatacatttataatatattaaatttatataaatgactatttagtaaataacaaatttatataagaatatataattaataatgtaattttatttattactatgaAATACggttaaaaaaatagcatttaccTGTATATGATGCTTtgaatacaattaaattaaaaattaaaaatatatattattcattatatttgttatttactaattaataatttatatataaagtaaattaaaatgattaaataacacaattatattctattaaatgtatatataattataataataaataatataaatataataaataataaataatacatatataattttaataacacatttgtgatgttaaatttatatatattactatttagtaaataaatttataacTAATTTCTATAAgaatatgtaattaataatagaattttattcattatatattatttttattgtgcacatataatatttattataataatagaataataaatttataatatattacatttatatatatattatttagtaaaTAGCACATTTATCACTAATttatataagaatatataattaataatagacttttatttattatatattttatttatcatacatatataatatttattaataatattataataatagaaGTATTATAATAGTTAATATTTACTTACCTCAATAAcctaaaataaaagataatagaagataattaaataaaatgacagtgaTTAATAATTATCTAAATGAAATCACAGAGCTTTCCGAGTTTTTCCGCTTTGGGTTTAGTCTTACACAACCATATTTTGtctaaagatatatatatatatatataagacagGTTTGTGACATTTTTAGCTCCAAGACTTGTTCACTTAAATATCAATTTCCTGTTTTTTCTCAAATCTTGAAAAACCCTTAGAATCCTTTTAACCCGGTCAACATGATTTCAAACTAGCCATTTCTCTCTTTCTTGTCTCTCTCTGGAGCCAACACAGCATCAGCAGAAAAAAAGCAAGCTGCTGCAGAACAGAAATactgagagagacagatagagaaAGAACAAAAGAGACCAGCACACTGTACAGAGCAATAAGACACCTCACAGGGGTCAGCAGAATGACGTTTTGTCATCTTCAAATGAGCACTCATGCCAAAGGATGCCACACTTTAAAGATGCCTATTGCTGTAGCGTCATACATTACATCGCAGCCAAATGTAGGtcatacaaagaagatcaaatttATCAACCTATAAACCTGAGGAGATGGTGGAGCTGAGGTTAAAAATCTTGCTTTGTGACCTTTTAGGTCAGAACCCCACACGGGATGACTGATACAGGCTACTACTATCACCACTGTGTCCTTGATTAAAACTCAAGTTacttaaaacagtaataaatgaaCTGTAAATAAGGCTCAAAATAACCAATTATTTTGCCTGGCTGATAAGTGACATGTTGGAagatattattaatgttgttgtATTTCTAAGATAGATGCATACAAAAggtccaaaatattttttttttaataaaatgcagtaGAAAAGATAGCATTTGTCTGTACTGTatgataattaaatgaatataaatttgtgtatttttattttaaaaaaattagaaattgtttaatttactaatttaattaGCTAAATTAAAGTAAGGCTTCCGGTTCGGGTCCGGTCTTACCTCGCAGTCGTAAAGTTCGCTCAGCTGTTCAATGATCCATTCCTCCAGTATGAGTCTCTTCCGCAGCTCTTTTCTGTCGTACTTCACCGTCACTTTTCCCTGTTTTTTCTGCACCGGGTCATCCCGCTGCATCGGTCCGGAACCGGCGCATCCGACGCCGGGCTGAAAGAACACTCTGCCCGCGGCCGGGGGTAGCTGTGCGGTCGTCTCGGCGCTGGCGGTGGACATTGCGGCGGTGATggcgatgatgatgatgatggtggtgtCTGAGGGGTGCATGCACTGACACAGTTTCTCTTACCTGCTATTTAAAGCGCAGCGCGAGCATTTAAAGGACGCCCGGCGCGTGGGAGGGGAATGTCAAACCAATGTGCGCGCTCGCGTTAACGCTGTGAGTGCCAGAACGCGCACGGCATTGGTGAAACGGGAAATCCCTTGGTGCTCATTGGACACAACAGAGAACCTGAACAAGCCGTGCCAGTACAATGGTACAGTAAGACATGATAATACCGTGACATTTTGACATGTAGCATGGTATTAAACTTCTCTATCAGGttatctctgtctatctatctatctatcggtctgtctgtctgtctgtctgtctgtttgtgtgtccatccgtccttctatctatctatctatctatctatctatctatctatctatctatctgtctgtctgtctgtctgtctgtgtgtgtgtcctatgtctatctatctatctatctatctatctatctatctatgtctgtgtctgtctatctatctatctatctatctatctatctatctatctatctatctatctatctatctatctatctgtctgtctgt
Above is a window of Labeo rohita strain BAU-BD-2019 chromosome 23, IGBB_LRoh.1.0, whole genome shotgun sequence DNA encoding:
- the ppp1r14c gene encoding protein phosphatase 1 regulatory subunit 14C, with the translated sequence MHPSDTTIIIIIAITAAMSTASAETTAQLPPAAGRVFFQPGVGCAGSGPMQRDDPVQKKQGKVTVKYDRKELRKRLILEEWIIEQLSELYDCEEEEMPEVEIDIDDLLEVNSEDERAVKLQESLSDCYKPTDDFVRELLGRIRGMRKLSAPQKKSF